GGCAGCTGGAGGATTTTATACGGGCAATCGGACTCCCAACCAATTTCAGGGAACTGGGGATACAGACGGATGATAAACTTCTGAAAGCTGTGGCAGAGTCCTCCAACATTCAGGCAGGCTGCTGCAAAACACTGACGCCGGAAGAAATTTTTGAAATTCTGCAGGAGTGCCAGTGATATATAGGGAAAGTCTGACAGACGATAATTGAAAGAAGGGATCAGATGTTAGAAAAGGCAATGATGCTCATTTTTATGCTTGCTCTGACCGGCTGCAGTCCTGAATATATTTCGGAAGCAGCTGCCAATGAGACAGTTGTTTCCGAAGTGGTATCTTCTAACACAGACACTCAGAAGCTTGTTTTTGAGAGCAGCTATGATGTACAGGAAACGGGAGAATTTGTTACGGAGGGTACGGAAACATACAGGGATTTTATAGTTGACAGTGTATTGCACTCGGAGGAACTGGGAGATATCCATTACTGTGTGAAAATTCCGGATAGTTACGATGGAAGTACACCGTATAGTCTCTATATTACACTCCCTGGATATGAAGGCCTTTATTTTCAGGGGGCAGGTATCAATATCCGTTCAGAGGAATTTGCATTTGAAGCACAGAAATATAAAGAGAATATGATCATTGTTGCACCGCAGCTGGATGACTGGGGAGAACTGTCAGCAGACAAAACCATAGCATTGACAGAGTTTTTCCTTAGAAACTACAACATAGACAGAGAGCAGGTTTATATCAATGGTTATTCCGGAGGCGGTGAAACCCTGTCTTTGGTTTTGGACAAACGCCCAGAACTTTATACACGGGCATTGATGTGCAGCTCCCAATGGGATGGAGATTACGAAGCAGTCACAGAGGCAAAAATCCCGGTATATTTTGTCATTGGAGAATCG
The window above is part of the Lachnoclostridium edouardi genome. Proteins encoded here:
- a CDS encoding prolyl oligopeptidase family serine peptidase, which gives rise to MLEKAMMLIFMLALTGCSPEYISEAAANETVVSEVVSSNTDTQKLVFESSYDVQETGEFVTEGTETYRDFIVDSVLHSEELGDIHYCVKIPDSYDGSTPYSLYITLPGYEGLYFQGAGINIRSEEFAFEAQKYKENMIIVAPQLDDWGELSADKTIALTEFFLRNYNIDREQVYINGYSGGGETLSLVLDKRPELYTRALMCSSQWDGDYEAVTEAKIPVYFVIGESDEYYGSEPFKEAYEAIYNRYKAEGISEEEIQKLVVLDIKPASYFEDRGVTNQHGGGGLFSRDETVMGWLFGTEHSEQAEN